The window TTGTCCCAAGAACTCCAACTCTGCAGCATATTTGCTTGACGACCCACCGTAATGTTCTTTGAGATTATGGAACAGATCGACATTCTTGGTTTGACAAGTCAATATGATCAACTGTAAAAAGTTTAGATCGGCAAAGTTATCAAAGTAGTACATCTTGAACCCATTTTTCTCGGTTATTTGGAATTTTGGTGAGTGTTTCTCAATtaaaagattcaaaagtttATCCCTGGCCTCATATGCGTATGATATGTTggagatgaacaagaaattaaAGATGGGCctgctgaagaaatcaccCACGgtttcaacatcatcttCCTGATAGAACCAGTCCCAGATCAAGCTGATGTATTTATTTACGGCTTCGTGAGGACCTAACATCAGATATCTTTCGGCTTCATATGCGAATCCACCTTCAATCAATACAGATCCAATGGCACTGTGCAAATAGGGGTCACCAAACTTGTAATCTCCAAACTTGATAGACCAATTGTTCATGGCAGTGACCACGTCCTTGAGGTTGGGCTCTTGAGGATCAATAATAACCAACAGTTGAACAAGCCTGGATACGGAGACATCATCAACCTTAACTTCGGCCACTTCGTAAACTTCCAACAGGTAAAAAACCAAATCTGTACCGGAACCACCCTGCTTAGCCTTCAAAAAGGATTGGGCTCCATGTGAGATCAAATCGATGGCATCCTGGTAGGATTTACTTCTCACATATCTATTAGCGATCGTCCTAAGGGTCTGATGCGCTTCATAGTAATCTCCAGCCTCAATCCTATCCTGGAATCTCTGTAAGGTCTTTTGCAGCTTGGCATTCACAGAGCTCATGTTGACTAGCTTGGTTGAATACGGAACTTGTCGAGTAGATCTTGTTGTATATTGGTGTTCGTTGTCTTTTCGTTGTTTTTTCGTGTAATATTCATTCGAACTCCTAGCGAAAAGTACCAACCAAAAGTTACACAAGTTGTCGCATAAACGCTGACGaaatatcaagaatttaTCTACGCTAGTCAACTGTTTGAATaatggcagcagcagcagatGATCAACATGCTGTTCAGCTGATTGACGAGCAAAAGCGGTTTCATGAGAAAACCTTGACGTATTTTAAACAATGGGTATCTGGTCGTGATGTTGGGTTGGATTATCATGTCATTTCTGTGTTTGGTTCTCAGTCTAGTGGTAAATCAACATTGCTTAATATGTTGTTCAACACTTCTTTCGATACTATGGACGCTCAGTTTAAGAGACAGCAGACAACTAAGGGGATTTGGTTAGCTCATACAAGAAACGTTAATACAGCTACAGTACAGACTGCCAAGGAAAAGGACCTTTTTGTGCTTGATGTAGAAGGATCTGATGGTGCCGAAAGAGGCgaagatcaagattttgagCG of the Torulaspora delbrueckii CBS 1146 chromosome 7, complete genome genome contains:
- the GET4 gene encoding protein GET4 (similar to Saccharomyces cerevisiae YOR164C; ancestral locus Anc_6.57); its protein translation is MSSVNAKLQKTLQRFQDRIEAGDYYEAHQTLRTIANRYVRSKSYQDAIDLISHGAQSFLKAKQGGSGTDLVFYLLEVYEVAEVKVDDVSVSRLVQLLVIIDPQEPNLKDVVTAMNNWSIKFGDYKFGDPYLHSAIGSVLIEGGFAYEAERYLMLGPHEAVNKYISLIWDWFYQEDDVETVGDFFSRPIFNFLFISNISYAYEARDKLLNLLIEKHSPKFQITEKNGFKMYYFDNFADLNFLQLIILTCQTKNVDLFHNLKEHYGGSSSKYAAELEFLGQEYFGIVAHRQTNFLQDMMAGFLGGGPK